ctctacctaatctaaggtaatgctattttctctagtgccccctgccCTGCCCGACCTTATTGTGATTTAGCATCTGTTTTagggaaaacatttggcctttgttttttgggattggctttggCTTATTTCGCACAGAgtgacattctccaactccatccatttactggcaaataccataatttcacttCATTCTTCATTAAAGCTgatatattccattatatatatgagatcacattttttttatccattcatctattaatggacacctaggttggttccatagtttagctgttgtgaattgaactgctggctgcattactgtagtatgctgattttaagtcctttgggtataaaccaaggagtgggagagctgggtgtTCCATTCAAATggtgttccattccaagttttctgaagtatcttcatactgctttccatagtggttgtaccaatttgcagtcccaccagcaatgtgtgagtgtaccttttccccaacatccgcGCCAGTGTTTATTgttacctgtattcttgatgattgccattctgacaggagtgagatgaaatcttgatttgcatttctctaattgctagagatgttgaacacttatttatatgtttgttggtcgattgtgtttcttctgtgaagtgtcccttttctgttttatattgtcTAAACTTTTAATAATTTGCCTGGCTTACATGATCAAGatcaaagttaatttttaaatttatgcaaGCATATTGGAAACTATAATAAGCCAGGATTATACAGTCTGATGAATAGTACACGTCTGATgaataataatgaatttattcatttgaaCCATTTGTACCTTAAACTAACTGCAAAATAACAGAAGTATGGGACTTGAAAGAAATTagattaagaatttaaaaagttaaacataaccAGTGGTTTCTGTtctctaaagaatttttttaaaactgtctaCTATGGGGAATGATTTATTTGTTATGATGGGTTGCAGCTAGTATACTTTAATGAAGTGAAATCTGGTGCTTATGTTATAGGGTAGTCAGCATATTGATAAGGCTGAGTATTTTTGTAACTATATTCAAGAACCCCTTAAGtatttttgttgtggtttttAGTAGTTCCCTTTGTCTTGTTGGATTCCAGTGAAGTAAATGTGGCCAAATActcaaaggaaaagatttttttgtgtgtaaatatGTGTATTGTCTCCATCAGTCTATGaggatttttcatatatatattcgtCATTGACAAATATGTTTAGTGAGTCATAGATGTTCATTGACCATCTATAATATTCAAGAATAACATCAGTCActggttggggttgtggctcagtagtagagcacttgcctagtatgttcaaggcactgggtttgatcctcagcaccatttatttatttatataaataaataaataaaggtattgtgtctatctacaactaaaaaaaattaacaaaaaaagaataacatcagTCATAGATGACAACTAACAGTGTGTcatattttcatgtaattatcCATTGTCTAAGAGTGAAAAGTAAGCTAAGTGGATCAGTGATGGACTGTGCAACCTATTTCACATATGTTTACAGTTAAGAGGGTTTGGAATTTGAGAATATGTGGTGTAGCAGGAAAACATGGCtacttagaaattttttttctaaagaacttCTATAGAATTCTTCCTCTGCTGGAAAGTTAATTTTGGGATACTACATGGAGAATAAGAGAGAAATGTTCACTTAACTCTTATCTGTTATAAAGATGAATAGGCCTTGTCTGCTGAGAGTAGACTTAATGTAAAAGTGAATAAGTGAGTGAATGTGTGTATAAAgcatacatatgcacatacaaatatgtcCCAGTATCTATGAAATAGAGAACAGGATGTGTGGTAAGTTGGGTCAAAAGCAAGAATATGTGAGAAGGGACCTCAGAAAGTTAATTGCTCCCTTTTAATTATGTAAAGTTACTAAAAAATGAGAGGGGTTCAATTTGTTTCTGTCACTAAAGAAAAGtggtaagggctggggttgtactcagtggtagagagctcacctctcatgtgcaaggccctgggtttgatcctcagcaccaaataaaaataagtaaataaaataaaggtattttgttcaactacaactaaaaaaaataaatattaaaaaaaagagaagtggtAAACATTTCTCTTTAGATGTAACTCTTCTCAagctgtcctttttttttttttcatctttttaaaatccagtgAAAATAAGTTAAACATTTTGTATCATTCTATTTGTTAACCTGGGTAGTCCATGCTTTCCGCTGTAAAACTTACCACAATACAGTGTAATAGAAGAAAATTCTTTTGCTGGCTCTGTTTCATGATGGGCTCTTCAATTCTGAGTAATCACTGCCTTAGTTTTAGCACAGAAAGTCCCACATCCTAGGAAATCCTGCGGTACTGGATAAACTGAAACAGTTGATCATTCTAATCCTAAAGGTGAATATTACACTCTGGGGATGAGAATTGGGGTAGGAGGATatggatgaaaatgaaaagtcctgAGATATAAAGAGAACATGTTTTTCTTTGGAAGAATGTGTATTATAGCTAAGAAAATGCAGAAGTCAGTAAGTCAGTATTGATGTGTTTGATTGCTGTGCTTCAGATGATATGTTTGGTTCTACATCCTTCATGTAAAAAACAAATTGGGAAATAAGAGGAATGCTATAAAGATTTTAAGCCTCCTTGAACACAGAATGTCCTGCCTTTAGTGGAGGGTTTTGGATCTAAGAGGTATTCTTTCCTGCTCAAGGAAATGTTTTTTTAGCAAGtgaaaatgtgaatatatttatttccaaatataggACCTTTATGCAATTGTAGACCTTTCTGTACACCATTTGTCCATATCTATAATGAATATTAAGTGTGAAATGCTCTGTAGCATACCTGGCAGACCAGTGTTGGGTTTTCCTTTTGCCTTGGTGGCAAACTAATCTTTTCTCCCTCAGTCTTGTTCTTGGTTTCTTATCTTACAGAGAGGTATGGGAAATGGAACTGGATAGACTCAAGAATCAGGATGGTGAAATAAATCGGAACATTATGGAAGAGACAGAGCGGGCCTGGAAGGCAGAGGTGAGAGGAGCTAATATCTTGAAAGCCTTGGTTTTGGCCTTTCAGATGGTACATACTTTTGGTATAATATCAGAAGAGCCAGTGGGCGCTTGTTTTAACTATCTAGGGGTATTTGTGTATGAAAAATTAATgaagtgtatgtatatgtgtgcatgtgtgatttCTTTAGATCTTATCACTAGAAAGCCGGAAAGAGTTGCTGGTATTGAAATTagaagaagcagaaaaagaagCAGAACTGCACCTTACTTACCTCAAGTAAGTACTTTCCTATTCTAAGGTTTAGTAGCTCTgtagtttgttttagttttttaaaactctaaGCCAGCAAATCTGGCACTTATTCTTTCTTCACAGGGATTTGAAGACATGTCAGTGCAGTAGTAATTAATCAGTGATTTCTCTCCTGTATTCTAAACTCCTGCACTGTTTAAATTCTTCCCTCTACAGTTTCATagctttgtactttttatttcattgtttccaTTTGAATAAATAGAATCTATTAAGCTGTCAAAGCATAACAAAGGTCTTAggagatttatttcttatatggTCATTTCTCTTCTTTATGCCATGGAATTTGGATGCCTCTTGTGACATTTTAAGGTGGACAAGAACCCCCTTTGTGGTTGATCCTCTTTTCCAAATCTTTGGCTTAAAAGTTGATGGAGTTTAGATTTTCAGGCTCTCATACCTTCTCTCATACCTTTCTCTCAAGGTTCATTACCCAACTACTATTTTGCTATCTTGGAGATTTAAAATTTGATTCTGTAAATTCCTCTTATTTCTTGAAAGATCAACTCCCCCAACACTGGAGACAGTTCGTTCCAAGCAGGAGTGGGAAACTAGACTAAATGGAGTTCGGATAATGAAAAAGAATGTTCGGGTAAGTGGTAGTGGGTGATCATTTGATCACCTTAATTTATGTTTCAAATACTTCTGGTAgtagggagttttttttttttgttttttttttttgtgctggggattgagccgagggccttgtgcatgctatgcaggcactctaccaaccaaACTACATTCCTGGCCCAAGGAGGTAGCCTTTTTTGTGTAGCCACTGGGGCCTGTCTCACCACTTCCTGTTTTCCTGTTAATTAAAGGTGTGCTTTTTGCAGAGACTCACTCATCTCCGAAGTAAAGAATgatcctttcttctcctttcatcTAGGACCAGTTTAACAGTCATATCCAGCTAGTGAGGAATGGAGCCaagctgagcagccttcctcaAATCCCTACCCCAACTTTGCCTCCACCCCCATCAGAGGTAAGAGAATCTTTGAAGGGGTCTACATTTCTGTGTTGGTGGCAGAGTCAGagtcttctacttctttttatgAAGATATTGGGACCATCCCTATTTAGTGTAAGGGTtgttcattgatttctatttcagtttCCTAAAATTTCTTCCATTCTCTTGTCCTTTGCATCTTCCCATTTGCAGACAGACTTCATGCTTCAAGTATTTCAACCCAGTCCCTCTCTGGCTCCTCGGATGCCCTTCTCCATTGGGCAGGTCACAATGCCCATGGTTATGCCCAGTGCAGATCCCCGTTCCTTGTCTTTCCCAATCCTGAACCCCACCCTTTCCCAGTCTAACCAGCCTTCCCCACCCCTTCCTGGCTCCCATGGGAGAAATAGCCCTGGCTTGGGTTCCCTTGTTGGCCCCCATGGTCCACACATGCCCCCTGCCGCCTCCATCCCGCCTCCCCCAGGCTTGGGCGGTGTTAAGGCTTCTACTGAAACTCCCCGGCCCCAACCAGTAGACAAACTGGAGAAGATCTTAGAGAAGCTGCTGACTCGGTTCCCACAGTGCAATAAGTAAGTATCTTAAAGGATTAgttaaaacatcttttttttttttttttttttttttagagagagtgagagaggagagagagagagagagagagagagagagaatttttaatatttatttttagttctcggcagacacaacatctttgttggtatgtggtgctgaggttcgaacccgggctgcacgcatgccaggcgagcgcgctaccgcttgagccacatccccagcccctagttaaAACATCTTTGTCAGAGAAATGCTTATGGTTTGTAATAGTGGAGGTTTCAGGGGTGTTGCATagaatctctctccctctccttcaacATTTGTCTTTCTTAGGGCCCAGATGACCAACATTCTTCAGCAAATCAAGACAGCACGTACCACCATGGCAGGCTTGACCATGGAGGAACTGATCCAGTTAGTAGCTGCACGACTGGCCGAACATGAGAGGGTGGCAGCAAGCACTCAGGTGAGAAAAGCTGCCTGGAAAGAGCTGAGGCCTCCTGAGAGGTTGGAGAAGAGACAGACTTTAAAGATTCTGGGTGGGAAAAAGCATTACAGCCAGAGTATCTTGTCTGTTTTCTTGCTTTGCTGAACTTGGAagtaaatgatttcttttttgctaTATGTACTGTTAATCACTCTTCCTTACCCTGAAATTGTTTCTACCCACAGCCACTTGGTCGGATCCGGGCTTTGTATCCTGCTCCGCTGGCCCAAATCAGTACCCCAATGTTCTTGCCTTCTGCCCAAGTTTCATATCCTGGAAGGTCTTCACATGTgagactcttttttcttttaacacttGGATATAGAGAAGCTGAGGGTAAGAAGTGGGTGGATTTATGGGTGGAGTGTAGGAGGAAACCAACATCTTGTCAGCTGTTTTGTTTATAGTCCTACTGGGAACATGGGAATACTTGAAGCAAGATCTGtatttgtacttttatttcttttggcatCAAATCATGGGCATAAAAGAAAGGTGATCCAGAGATTCTTTACTTTGTGGCATGCAATCTCTGTCCTGCAGGCTCCCGCTACCTGTAAGCTGTGTCTGATGTGCCAGAAACTTGTCCAGCCCAGTGAGCTGCATCCAATGGCATGTACCCATGTGTTGCACAAGGAGGTGAGTACCACATACTTTCTTTACTTTCTACTGTTTGTTTTCTGACAGCTGAGAAAatttttcttggatattttaCTGGATTGATGCTCACTGTTAATGTCTAATCATAAGGTTTTCAGTAAATTGTAGCTTAAACATTAGCAGAATTCAGAATACTGCATCTGGGGTCTCCCAGCTTCTTTTTATCTAATTCCCTTTAGGGCCCTGGGTAAGTAGTTCGTACTAAGCCACTGATAAGTCACTTTCTTAGAAAATTGACTGTAAGAGGCAATCCTACGTATCTAACCATCATTTCAAATATAGTGTTATCAAGAGACTGCTTAGATGAGAGGAATAAGGAACACAAATATGCAGTTAGTAGCTTCATTAACAGAGTAGCTTGAAGGACTGCCTATGAGAGATTACCTTCACTGATTGCCAAGTCATTTCCGTTTTCTTACATTACCAGGCAGAGGTAAATCTTTTAGCAGCAGGGATGATTTCTTCttaactattttgttttgtttttccaagagGTAGAAACTGGATTGACAGCTAAATTCTTGGTAAGAAAAAGTCCTGAATAAGGTGATGGGTATTTCTGAGGGTGATGTGTTAGATGAAAGCTCATCACAGATCAAATAGATAATAAGAAGTAGCAACTTAACAAAAAGCAACTTAATGAGTGCCTTTAATAGCCGAGTTCTTGGTTCTTGTAAAAAGGACAGGTTCATCTGCTCTGAAGATTCTTTTGAGAGTAAGAGCCATTGAAATAGCCTGTTTAGTCTCCCACAGAAAGAACTTTTTTGACTTAAATCTTGTTGAACTTTAATGGTACTCTCTATTCCCTTCTCAGATAAATCTGAGAtgtgtctctctttctttccagtgTATCAAATTCTGGGCCCAGACCAACACAAATGACACTTGTCCCTTTTGTCCAACTCTTAAATGATGGACCTGactggggaggaagaagaggaaaactgATGTGAACAGGAAGCGCGGGTTCAAGATTTCTAAAACTCTATATTTATACAGTGACATATACTCATGCcatgtacatttttattatataggtaATGTGTGTATAGAAAGTCTGTATTCAAATGTTCGTAAATGAAAGTATGTATATTATGCAGAAACAGTTCAGTCCCCCTCATCTTGCAATTCTTTTGGGGGTTACAGATTATAGGGAAGATGATGTTTAATTTGGCCTTGAAATGTGATATCCTTGCCTGGGGCTGTTATCAAATACATCTAGGAAGCTGCTGTTGCTCTGAGGCCATCCTGCTTTGGTTTGGCTCAGCCTGTAGTTCATTTCCTTAAGGCTCATGTATGCAGATTTGAAGCCTGGTGCTCACCTGCTGTCCAACCAGATGCCTTGCTTACTGAGAGCCTTTGCAAGCCTCAGTGTTGTTCTAGTCACTCCACTTCAAATGAGTGAAATGAGACTCTCTGATTGAGGTAAAAAAATGTAACCCTAATAGTTCGActcttcattgaatattttactGTGTTAATGCTCATTATTTATACATAGACATTAGGTTTACAGAATATTCTGTTTTACATCAGCAAAATTCACAGTCCAAGAATAACAACCACATAACCAAGTCCCATTTCCCCTGCCAGCTTCTGTCCAACCTACTTTCTGGATAGAAATTAGCACAACCCACAGGTTTTTCATGGGGTAAGCCATCCCTGGCTACCGTTGGCTTGGCTTCTAGTCTAGTTTTGACAGGCCACCTTGTAAAGTCCTCACCCCTTCTATTTCACTCTGGTCTCCTAGTCTAGCTAACCCCCCTCCCCCCCGAAGGTTAAGGCAGTTGGTTCACAACCAAGTTGTTTGGTGACCTTGGGTGAGCTCCAGACAGGCACTGGGGTGAGGAGGTGTCTGTGCAAAATTACTTGCAGAATGATCTTGGGATGCTGGGTTTTAATTTCCAAAGCAAGAAAGGTATGGGGGATGTGTTTCCTGTCCTGGGAAAAATGGAGACCAAAGTGATATGAAGAAGGGAGGTGGGATTTCACATTTATAAATCATTTGTTCTGTGAATATCTATCTGGAACAAGATCATTTTTCCACCTCTGCTTACTGAGCACTTCTGGCTTTTAGGTTTTATACCTGGGAAGGCTGTGACTCTCTTAGAGCTTTGAATCTTTTCCtatcctttttatctttattccttTAGGAAATGGCTTTTGCTCCCTTCTCTTTTGGAGTTAAGCAAGTAAAAACTGAGTgttaatccaaaaaaaaaaaaaaaaaagtctccaaaggAAAGACATCATTATATTACTGGCAACTGATTTTTCCTGTTGTGGAACCTGGAAATGCTTACACTGGTCTAGCAAAATGTGTCAGGGAGGCAAAGACATTTCCTTTAGGATCCAACTAAATGCTCTCGTCTCGataccattttccttttttatctttcattctcaCCTATTAGCTCATGGATgaattcttcctcttttctcttgcCTTACTTGCCCAGGTTTATAGACCAGCATCAGTGTAAGAAGCTAAACTTGCTGGGATCTTGTAGGGTGATTTGAATGGCCTGAGTACTCAACTCTTCAGAGGTCAGATGACCTACTTTCTTTGGTTAATAAATATCACTGCCTCCAGTTTGGTACTGACATTACAGGAAAGGTGGCAAAATGGAAGACCagttcctttttgttcttttcatttgggaggattaagtttttattttataatcttaaGATTTTCTTTCCCCTCAACTTTTTAGCAGCCTTGGGCTACCTGTAAAATCTTCTGGTGTCCccagaaaatttagaaattagaGATGTGTGTAAGGGATATTCTTTCTCTTCCAAAAAATCTTTTGAAGCCAAAGGaatagagaagaaaggaggaatggATCAGGGGCTTAGCTGCTTTCCCAGTGAAAGCCCCTGGGAAGCCAATTCCAGCAGAGGGTGGGGGTTTCAGAGAGAGTTGTACATGGTGGCTAGGGCCTCATCATtgctttttttgtcttctttgttcAGGGTCAATCAGAAAGCAACACATTAATTTTGGCCACCCCtgttctcccttctccctctgcccACTGGCTTGTAGTGGTAAAAACTGTGCAGACCAAAGGCAAAGGCCCCCAATGCAGTGAATGGAGATGGGACAGTCATTTTTCAgaagtagaatttaaaaatagagctgtataatacatatttttacaaGCAAGAAACTGTTGtcgagatttttttttcacacttagAGTTCATAGTTTCAGTATAGTTCAAAGGAAgtaactgtaaaaagaaaaataagtgcaagttttctcttaaaaaaaataataggacaGTGGGACTTACTAATGAATGGGTTAAGTTGTATGCCCTGGAAAGAGCTGGGGAAAAGCCAGTTTCCCCAACATGGGTGGAAATTATAAAGCAGAATGTAGCATTTTCATTTCATGGTAGCAGTTCTAGAAGTTTATTTACACAGTAAGTTCTGAGCTGGAAGTGGACAGTCTCCAGTCTTCCTGTCAAGTCGTTATAGGTGTGGAACGTTCCCAGTCAGCCAAAGCAGCACCAAGTGCAGTGGGAGTGAAGAGAACCCAGATAAAAAAAACTGTGACTCAGTATTCTTGTTTTATTGGTTTATGGCTTGTGGGCAACTGGCAGAggccagcaactccagaggcccTCCTTATATTTCCCTCTCCCTCATCAAATAATTCTCTACTTGCTAGGTACCCTGCCTGGCAGCAGTGTGTAGACCGGATAGGATGCAGTGGGTATACTGGGAAAACTCAGCTCTTCCCACTAACACTGGTATCATAGTCTACTGTGTTAGAACTGATAGGGAGAAAATGAACTTGGTCCCCACTGCCTAACCCAAGAACCAGCCTGGGTACCCATGGGAGTGGGGAGCAGAAAGCAGGATAGGAGAAAGGACAGCCTCCAACAAAGGAAAAGTGGTGAAGAAAATAAGGAAGCCTGAGGCTGCCATCCTTTCTCCAAGCAGCCTTGACACCAAAGGCAGTGGCTAAGAGCCAGAAAGCCCTCGATTGCTGACAGTCATAGTATAACACTAGCCAGTGTGTGAAGCCTTAGCCAAATAAGTGGAGGGGCCATTagagaagcaaagaaaacaataaaaccacTCAGTATTAATCTAATGATCTTACCACTTCTTACAGCTAAACAGGAAGAAATCTGGGCAGAGGTATAAGGCATCACTCCTATACCTGTTGAATGAATCTTCAGGATTCTGCTTTCAAGGATTAGATAGGAGAGgccttctctctgttccttttagCACCTCTGCTGCAAAGCTCCAGAGCAATAGGGGCCTTGGGGAGGGAGTGAACCTGTGACCAGGAAGATAATGCCCAGTCTTGTTAAACTCCAATTCCTCTCCCCTAGGACACCTGGGGCTTTGGGGTTTGGGGTGTTTCACTACCACCTATCATACATAGAGGAAAGGGGTCAGGAAGAGACAAGTGGAATTAAGgtagaaattattttgttaagtGGAACTTCTTCATGGGCACTTTTTAATCAAGAGAGCTTTAAAAAGAGCTCTTTGGCTAGATAAGCCCTTCTTCCCATCTCACTTTTTGGTCAGGCTGTGACCACAGAAACATTGAGAAATGACATCTGTCTCAGGAGATGGGCTTCTGTCTTGGAGATGAGGTCTAAAACTGGGACTGGCGAGTGGTTGTATCTCTGCCTTTCCTAGCTGTGATCCCAACTGCTGTACCCCCcgccctccttctcctctttctgaCCACTCCTCATTTGTACAAATATTCCATctaattgttttttgtttaattCAAGAGGCAGTCTTTGTACCAGTGTTAGGCTTGTTTCTACAGTCCCTATCTCTAAAGCAATAGCAAACTGTGCATCTTCTCCTGCTGACTTTGGCCAGCAGGGAATGAGATTGGCCCTTTCTCTGCCAGGGTACCACAGAGACACATGCTGGGGTAACCTGGGTATAATGCCAGGACTTCTGGAAGTAAGGAAAGAATACTTTGGGTGGATAATCTAAAGGGATGGTGGACAAAGGTTCAGGgatgaagtttcaagcagcagaATTTCCCATCTCGAGTTTTAGGTGACCAAGGGTATTCCTGCCACCAGAgtgcttctttcttccctctcgtTTTCTACCAGTGCAAGCCCTGTAACCCACCTTGacggcttttccttctttttctgccAAGGCAGAGACATTTGGTGGGTGGGTGAGGGTCCTGAGGTGCTCTGGCCAAAGGTGCCATCTGAGTCTCCCGACTTGTGACCAAAATGTGGTCTAGGGGAATCTGTCTTCACCCACGGGCCTCCTCACTTTAGCAGGGAGATGTCATCAGCAAAGTCATCATGCTGATGGCGCAGGCAGCGGAGGCAGCGCCACTGACACACCATGAGGCAGAGTGGCAGCATGAAGAGGGCGCAGATGGCAGCCATGACATAGGCTATGGTCATGAGGGTTGATTCATCTGTCTGTGGAATGTTGTAACCACAGTCTTCCATGTCTGGTGTGACAAAAGGTCCTTCCACCGCTGCCGTCCTGAACTCATCgtgcactggagaaaggacagATGTAAATGGGTAGCTCTTGTTGTCACAGAGCAGCTACAAAAGACCTGCTGATAGTGACACCTCGAAATCAGCCTTGAAATTAGTTCTCCCTCCTGGAGTTATTTAGGAGTAGGTGGGAAAGTCAGGCCTGTCTCCCAGGGCCCTGCTTATCTATCCACTAGGAATGATACCCTAAAAGTAGTAGTTCTGGGTTGACCAAAAAGCTAGCCTCTTACACCCCTAGCACACTTGCCTACTGTATGAAATTTCACTACAAAACCCTGCCACCGTTCTGAAGTGGCATTCAGCCTCACTGTGGGGCAGCTGACAGCCTGCTGCCTGGCATTTAAAGCTTCCCAAGGTGTTGAGGCAGCTCTTGCTGTTCTGGCTTTCCAACAGCTTACCAGTCTAGGCAGGGAGTCACCAGGGGAGACAATCCagaaagcaacaacaaaaagaaatcctCCATAAACACTGACACTAGTTTTCACACAACATGTTGATTTAGCTTGAGGTATCTGTTAACTCCCTCCCAAAGTAACAGGTGTCCTAACTGCTGGCAGAATATGGACAGTGACCCCACACCCTTGTTCCTGGTACTCTCACCATGGCAAGCGCTGACAGCAAAGCCAATTCGTTTCCGGGCCCGATCAAATACAACGTAGAAGCCCTCCATGATTACTGCTCCCATAACAGTGCCGGTGGATGACTGTGAGATGGCAAACTTGTAACAGTCGTCCTGGGACGTGGCCACGTCTTCCACCGGCCGCAGGTATTGCTAGGGTAAGCAAGCAATCAAAGGTTAGAGGGTGTCTTCTTTGCTCTCTTCTTCCCCCTATCATTGCCCTCTAGGTATCTCTGCACTTAGCTCTTCCCTCTGCCATCCCTGAGTGCTAAGGGGATGGGTTTTTCCAAGAACCTTTTGTCACTGGACACTTATTGGTTTTGTCTTCCAAGTATAAAACCATACCCGCTGTCCATCTCCCAATATGTACTTTGTCCTCTTCCTCTGATCCACCACCTCAGATTGGGGACATACCTGTGGAAGGATGGTGATGCGGAAGGACTGATTGGTGACTTCACCCATCAGGTAGAGTGAGATGACGGGGAAAATGTTCCAAGGGGTGGTGCCTGCTTGCCAGCATACCAGTTGTTCCCCTAGCCAAAATccatctggaaacttctctgtcTGTGTTAACAAGAAAGGAATAACAGTGAGGAATCGGCCTCTCCTGCTGTCCTTCCTCTCCTACTCTCTTTCCTGTCCCATTTTCATAGGACATTGACTGGGCCCTTTATTTACTTCTCTAGGGAAATATCCAAGGTAGGGAAAGGTGAACTGCAACAAAGGTAATCGATTTGTACTGGAGGATTGTATCAAGAGCAACAGACCCATAAAGGAGAGCAGTTGTTAAGAGCTCTAAGTGGAAAGATCTAAATGAGACATCTTGACTCTTGCTGAGAAATGCAACTTTCACTGActtcctctgaaactgtgacatCTCTTATACCCTGTTCTTAGTCCACTGACCGAGGAGGCAGCTTTGATGGATTTGACTGCAGCTTCAAATACTTTCTTTGGCAGACGAAGGTTGGTGGTGCCACTGTCCACGATGCTCTTATCATAGTTGTACtgagaaggagaggaaagggtTAGAAGAGTTTTTGATGCCAGGCTC
This portion of the Ictidomys tridecemlineatus isolate mIctTri1 chromosome 4, mIctTri1.hap1, whole genome shotgun sequence genome encodes:
- the Rnf214 gene encoding RING finger protein 214 isoform X2, translating into MAASEVAGVMANASNPPESSSSLCASKSEESLPDGLSPKDPAQKQKNSPPSSTDFKTADSEVNTDQDIEKNLDKMMTERTLLKERYQEVLDKQRQVENQLQVQLKQLQQRREEEMKNHQEILKAIQDVTIKREETKKKIEKEKKEFLQKEQDLKAEIEKLCEKGRREVWEMELDRLKNQDGEINRNIMEETERAWKAEILSLESRKELLVLKLEEAEKEAELHLTYLKSTPPTLETVRSKQEWETRLNGVRIMKKNVRDQFNSHIQLVRNGAKLSSLPQIPTPTLPPPPSETDFMLQVFQPSPSLAPRMPFSIGQVTMPMVMPSADPRSLSFPILNPTLSQSNQPSPPLPGSHGRNSPGLGSLVGPHGPHMPPAASIPPPPGLGGVKASTETPRPQPVDKLEKILEKLLTRFPQCNKAQMTNILQQIKTARTTMAGLTMEELIQLVAARLAEHERVAASTQPLGRIRALYPAPLAQISTPMFLPSAQVSYPGRSSHAPATCKLCLMCQKLVQPSELHPMACTHVLHKECIKFWAQTNTNDTCPFCPTLK
- the Rnf214 gene encoding RING finger protein 214 isoform X1; the encoded protein is MAASEVAGVMANASNPPESSSSLCASKSEESLPDGLSPKDPAQKQKNSPPSSVSSQTITKENNRNVHLEHPEQNPGSSAGDTSAAHQEVLGENLIATALCLSGSGSQSDLKDLASTAGEEGDTSLQESLHPVTRSLKAGCHTKQLASGNCSEEKSPQASIPKEGSRDTGLDFRPVVPPANGVEGVRVDQDDDQDSSSLKLSQNIAVQTDFKTADSEVNTDQDIEKNLDKMMTERTLLKERYQEVLDKQRQVENQLQVQLKQLQQRREEEMKNHQEILKAIQDVTIKREETKKKIEKEKKEFLQKEQDLKAEIEKLCEKGRREVWEMELDRLKNQDGEINRNIMEETERAWKAEILSLESRKELLVLKLEEAEKEAELHLTYLKSTPPTLETVRSKQEWETRLNGVRIMKKNVRDQFNSHIQLVRNGAKLSSLPQIPTPTLPPPPSETDFMLQVFQPSPSLAPRMPFSIGQVTMPMVMPSADPRSLSFPILNPTLSQSNQPSPPLPGSHGRNSPGLGSLVGPHGPHMPPAASIPPPPGLGGVKASTETPRPQPVDKLEKILEKLLTRFPQCNKAQMTNILQQIKTARTTMAGLTMEELIQLVAARLAEHERVAASTQPLGRIRALYPAPLAQISTPMFLPSAQVSYPGRSSHAPATCKLCLMCQKLVQPSELHPMACTHVLHKECIKFWAQTNTNDTCPFCPTLK